CAATTCCATCAAAGAAAAAAGAAAACATATTTTCGTGACTCAATAATAACCGTAATTCATGTTTTGTCATTGTAGAACAAGGATTTTGGAACTTTATTTACAGAACTCTGTAAAACTCCTCCAAGACAAAATGCAAGTATTTTTCAAGGGTTTTATTTCGAGTTTTCCCTACGGTCTGCATAAATGAACTAATCTCATGATTTCTGAACGACATGCCTTCATGCTTATTCAACTCCTGCCAGATTTCTTCCCATCTATTTCTGATGTTTGTATCTTCAATATCTTTAGACGCTAAATAGACTGTGTCAAATTGTTTTTCAAGTTGTTGGAATTTTTCCCGACCTGATAATGGTGACAGAAATAGCGCATCGTGTAATTTGAGGATTTTCTCTCTGTAATATGTGGACATAAAAATACTTCGATAATATTGTTTTTTTAAGTGCTAATATTTTACTTTTTAGCATCTCGTAAGCAGTACCAAAGTTCTTGTCATTATTACAATCTTACCTATCCTTCAGCAACCTCTCCAGATACTCTATCTTAGATTTTTCGGCTTCTAGAAGACGCTCGTAAAGATTTTTATTTTCCTCGTGAGCTTCGAGCAGTTTATCAATTGGGTTAAAGTTAAACGTTGGATTTGAGCTCCAAGCACCATTATTAGAACTGTTGTCGTTGAAGTTATTTATAATATTGAACACAGCCTCCTCACTAAATTCTCAATCGCTTCTGGAGTAACACCTAATATTTCGGCTACTTGTGCCAATAAATCCTGCTTCGATAGCTGCACTTTTCTCAATATTGGATACCGTCTGCTGACTTACGCCCAATTCAATAGCTAAAGCTTCCTGCTTCATCCCCCGCAGTTCGCGGATACGGCTGATTTTTCTTCCTATATGGTTTGTCGTGTTGGTTGTACTCATAAGTCCAAAGTTAACAAATATTCAGCGTTCAAGATACGAAATATCTTCAGATCGTAAAACACAAGAAAATTCTAGTAGAATACCAATGGTTGTGGTTTTATACAAGCTGTTTTGGTTCGGTACGTGAATGATGCTGTGTTCATTTGCGTAGAAACAAATCCATAACACTATGCATCACGTAGAATATGAAAGTAGTTACATCACACTACTGACGGAAGAAGAGATACTAAATCCGTATACCGTATTGGAAGAGACATTCAA
The Sphingobacterium daejeonense genome window above contains:
- a CDS encoding helix-turn-helix transcriptional regulator is translated as MSTTNTTNHIGRKISRIRELRGMKQEALAIELGVSQQTVSNIEKSAAIEAGFIGTSSRNIRCYSRSD